The following proteins come from a genomic window of Phaeodactylum tricornutum CCAP 1055/1 chromosome 19, whole genome shotgun sequence:
- a CDS encoding predicted protein, with protein MSHDSLERALADFEMLIAAYPDEIRSFTQDNTAAFPLRIALQLSPTAHCDLQISEGYPVESNLQVTSYRSNPEEKGRMEAVLSAIRGTSEECLENQVEGAFACCAAGLEAWKHTKEGHRVLEGVSSLNIARNQTAEARTLFRWIIGEPLIDRKSTFLAHACRVTSEADVRQALHQLLDGNSKLQRSSHNMFAYRLTETISDGTRVSKHDNDDDGEYGAGSKLAHLLQVRDEKDVVVLVARWFGGVHLGPKRFAHISNAARDLLETCHKTEWKYGVYLALLGNAFVVPCLDSVMDQRDACINTTDSSAMAVHELSLAMEGGCEVLGGR; from the exons ATGAGCCACGATTCTTTAGAACGAGCGTTGGCGGATTTTGAAATGCTAATAGCCGCTTATCCCGATGAAATTCGTAGTTTCACCCAAGATAATACTGCCGCGTTTCCGCTGCGCATTGCGCTGCAGCTATCTCCTACAGCACATTGTGACCTTCAAATCTCAGAGGGATATcccgttgaatccaatttACAAGTCACTTCTTATCGATCTAATCCGGAGGAAAAAGGTCGCATGGAGGCCGTCTTGTCAGCAATACGAGGGACATCCGAAGAGTGCCTCGAAAACCAAGTTGAAGGCGCATTTGCTTGCTGTGCGGCTGGGTTAGAGGCTTGGAAGCACACCAAAGAAGGTCATAGAGTCTTGGAGGGCGTCAGCAGTTTGAACATAGCTAGAAATCAAACAGCCGAAGCGAGGACGCTTTTTCGATGGATCATCGGAGAACCTCTGATAGATCGCAAGTCGACCTTTCTCGCTCATGCTTGTCGAGTCACATCTGAAGCTGATGTGCGGCAAGCCTTGCACCAGTTGTTGGATGGAAATTCCAAGCTCCAGCGGTCGTCTCACAATATG TTTGCGTATCGTCTTACCGAAACTATTTCAGACGGAACAAGAGTCTCCAAGCacgacaacgatgatgaCGGCGAATATGGAGCCGGCTCCAAGCTAGCGCATCTGCTACAAGTGCGTGACGAAAAAGACGTGGTGGTTTTGGTTGCTAGGTGGTTTGGAGGTGTTCATCTGG GACCAAAACGCTTTGCGCACATTTCGAATGCAGCTCGTGATCTGCTTGAAACCTGTCACAAAACCGAATGGAAA TATGGCGTCTACCTTGCATTGTTGGGAAATGCCTTTGTCGTTCCCTGTCTTGATAGTGTAATGGATCAACGCGACGCCTGTATCAATACCACGGATAGCAGCGCAATGGCAGTGCACGAACTGTCACTGGCAATGGAAGGGGGCTGCGAAGTCCTTGGCGGACGCTAA